The Vanessa tameamea isolate UH-Manoa-2023 chromosome 31, ilVanTame1 primary haplotype, whole genome shotgun sequence genome includes the window ttactaatgtaTGTGcaattatttgctttttttttaataatcgatCATAAGGAccaattaattatgtaaatattgtgCAAATAATTGTtcagtttttaattgaatttgatctctatttaaaaaaaatatctaaagagGATATTAAGAATGGAGTctggatataaataaaaaatcaataaaacatactaataacttattacgaaattttaaacatattattttagatatgcattgaaaacaagtttttttttttatttcttgtgcAAAATAGACAAAGATCacttcgtaaaaaataaaaataaatagataatacacCAAGGAGGACgactatttaaaacaatataatcgtttcatatatttatttatacttttcctataaaatcaataccaatttgtttttattgattatcgACAGCGATCTTTTAAGTCAAAGAAAACAAAGGTTTTAATTGAGATCTATTATACTACCATCTTGTACGCAGCCGCTATCATCCAATTCGCGTTTTGTATCACATTCTATGTGCACTGAACCCATTTTAAAGCAGAAATACTGGTATAGGACCCACAAAATACAACTATTGACTTCCTTCgaagtcaatattaaaatacgcaCGACACAAAGGACTGCGGATTCATAACGATGACCCGGTGAGTAAGCTTAATCTTAAGAGGTAAACAGTTTATTTTACGAAATTGGAACGATTCCAAGCTAAAGGCAATATCATCCCCAAATACCcgaaaataagaaaattatgacAGCACCCAGCAGTCAGCAAAAAACAAGAATTGATATTCCGATTTCCGATTACAGTAATAGACAACAATAATATCTTTTTAGTTTATGGCAGTTCAGGAAGTAACGATCAACTATTTTGGAAAAATGTAGttgtttcattaataatattaaaaaatattttaaatagaacacaatatttaattatcatttaagtatttcaataaatacctaatatataatGTGGCCTActcaaaaaatgaatataaagtcGACTGGCAGCACTTATttagtaatttgtttttaatttttctttcacgTGTTACTTGACAGAAgtcaagtatttatttttaaataaaaacaaattttaaagcaATGGCAAAGTCAACCAGAAGCAAATGGAAGAGGAAATGCCGGGCAATAAAGCGAGAACGCTATGCAGTAAAAGAACTGGCCcgtttaaagaaaatgttaggcattaaagaagaagaaaaagttAACGAAAATGAGGTTATGGAGTCTGACCAAGTTATATTTTTGGATGCAGGAAAAATTGGTAAAAAGAAGAAAGAGGAAAAGCCACCTGAAGAGGAAGAAGACGTTGAAATGAGTTCAGATGACGAAAAAGTAGAAGTCGCCGCCGATAATGGTAAAAAACGGATCTTCAGCACGAAAACATTAAAAGACCAAAACGGCCAGTATCCAGTTTGGCTGCACAAGCGAAAAGTTGCGAAATTAACTCaaacaaaaaaaggtttaaagaaaaaatcaaaGAAACGTCGACGGTAGTTAAGTCCCATAGgtgtataaaaaatgtgtttttatttaacaatattttaccaGTTCAATTGCTACAAAGTGCATCAATGTTTTTATGAATGTGGTTATACAAAAAAGACCTGCTGAAGGTTGAAAAATGTACTATAAACGTAAAATTCCAAACCACATTACCTATTCCTTACATTTCATGTAAGATATGTttctaagtaaaaaaatatagtctttAAATTAACaagctgtatattttttttaattcacctttTCATTTATGTGCATGATCATAATCATAAATCCTAAAATATCAATAAgactcaatatttataataatattaatgtatttttattaagaattacataaacaaaaattgaaaaacattaatatattaagcttATATACTATTGTTGTTTACATCAAGAGGTTTATAAGTGTCAGCTCTTAAAATGGCTCTGTTAAGTTCGTGGATATGTTCGTCTGTCCTAATATGAAGCATTACTGATACAGATCCCATGGTTACATTACAAATTGtgcaataacaatttattttgtttatctgtaACAAATCATGAATTAAGatgaatatagataaaaaaatatatattttaaatattaatttctaatttttaatttgttggaataattattaattgtataatttaatctaactatactaatattaaacaatggtaatttttatttgtatgtaatgaGTAATCTCTGGATGTAATCATCCATTTCCAAAAAAAGTTCACTGGTAGAATGGTGCATTATTCttgatatatatgttttgatataaattatatttatatcaaaacatattctttaataataaatctcacCCGCGCGGTGCCGAGATGGGTCACTAATATCAACTTGGTGATATGTATCTTAATAAAACCATTATCTACTTGAAGAAATGCAAagatttgtttaataatctaattatattttattgaaaaaatacaagcacctttaaattattgttttacccAAAATAACATTGCAACTTCATAAATAATAGGcaagaacttattttaaatgatttgtttgTATTGATTACTAAACcaatgaacaattttttttttattaacgaatATTGATTTTAGACATTTATTAATGGACATATTTCGGAAGTAATAAGCTTTCAATTataattccaatttcaaaaatactGACTGAAATatactgtattataaaaaatattacacataaaacaaaacaaaaatgtataagaaATTAACATACCtgtcttattaaattttcagaAAATTCTGTAACATAtggaaatttgtttaataactttttgtGTTCAACTAAACTCTTATGATGTTCTTTGAATGCATGCTCTATTTCCACGTCACATAACACGCACCGATATGTTTTTCCTATCATGAGAATTCCATGGAAACTGTCTGAGGATACCACTAATTTCATTCCGttctttaaagttaatattataaactgttgATCAACAACATTCTTTTTATCCGATCCTTTTAAAAATTTAGGTTTTCGTAAAGCTGGTGTAGACATCTTGAACCATTCCCGTTTCCCTAAGTTAATGTTCATTGAATTCAAATTTATGGAATTCGAATCAGTGAgggtatttttcaatattatgttcaaaaaataaaaaattgaattaaacaaCTTTTATGACATTCAAAATTATGTTATGCTCTATAGTATGCCCGagataccaaaaatatattgttatgttttaagAAAATCACGCAACCTCAAattgatcaatatttaaaatttatttttgatttaaagttatcaatacaactattttattaaaaacataaataacaaaaaaagtaataGATGATtccaaatgtttttaattgtataatataataatatctattcacaaatataataatatttaaatatattcaaaaacatataacaaaatgacTTGTAATAAGTTAgttcacaatatattaaaatgtgtttaatagATTGTGCAAGACAAGGATCGAAGTCCAATTAAAAACTGCAAATGCTGATAAATTATAGCAATGTTGGCAATGATGTtcttttattagaatatcattgaatgttagtatattatttatataaatgcttacaaggcaatattaaaaaaataaacacatcgAAAATTCAACTATGATGCATTAGCATTATGGCATAAAGTAAAGCGCGGTGAACTAAAATATTGACGAAAAAGACAACACCGTTTAGTACTATTGTATAACTTAACTTCTTTTCacaaaaatacattgttttgtGCTTGAGAGCGTCCACCACATATGGGCCCTCCTACGTGAGTTCTACCTACATGAGGTGCCGATTGCGACGGACAGtgagaattttattaaagagcTGGTTCTTCTCATATAGTAGCAAAATTGATTCATAAACAGGCGGAAATTCCTGTAAATGACTTTAAACTACAGATACAGAGAAAGGATCTCCTTCTACTAAGTTTTTCTAATTTGCAGGCACTCGAATACCAACATACCTCTTTAAGGCAGTTTGTTagaataaattcttatttgtattcCTCTTTGCATAGATAGAGGAGCCCAGCCGTGCGACACTTACGGACTgtgttttttttcaacaattacaaaaaagcaCAGTCCACGCTTAGGAAAGATGTCGTATAGGAAGTGCACACtaataatattcacaataaaGATCTtgcataataatactaattatttaaaaagataaatatgaattaaaaaaaaatcttcactgTGGGCAAAAACTGTAGTATCCAAAGCAATAAACAATAGAAGAAAAAAGAATGTATCAAAACAAACGATGGTATGTCATAAATCATAAtcgtaaatttgtatataattgtaatggCATGGCGAAACACGACAAACTAATTCaactatttgtttaaaatttaaattatcgagACATACAATTTTTACTCTTCTTGTAATCGAATAAGGtaagatatgtttttattatttatttcatgaaatGTTGAAACCTTTCAAAGAAAGTATGTATAAATCTCTAACAAACTTTacttatttgtaaacaaaaataatgatctGATCGCTTCAATTTATACTACTAGCACCACGGCTAGTATACAGAGCGGCAAAATTAAGATGAgaagaaaataaagttataacttTAAACTGATATAAAAGCTTAAATGCTGTTAAGTCTAAATCATTCCATATTATTTgacataatgttttttataagtttaataattaacagcattttttacacaataaatGTACCTGTGTACTAAGAaaactatacaatttttttttttttaaatcacttgtGCATATGATCCATCTCAAACATCCTACACTTAATTTACTGGTAAATAAAGTATCCAAGAGCTTTGTTCTTTATGTCTGTATTAACTGGCCATTATAGGTATATGAGTAGGATAACTGTTAATTTGGTGCACTAGAAGTGCTCACAGCGATCCTTAAAGTATAAAGAGAACAAATTTACACTTGTTAAGTTTTTAATAGTTACTCACATGTCAACTTTTTAAAACTCAAAAAAGAGGCAGACacctcataaaaaaaatattactaaattgaatttttgtACATCAATTACATTTTCCTGCCTATTGCCATGTCAATAGTCCAAATTCACAGGGGAAATAGAAGAGCAGCtgcttaaacaataataatatatactgcaCCATTTCTtagtaaagatttattaaacaaaattggaataaaacaagcattctttttttaaataattttctgtgTCGACTTTCAATGTTGAACAAATGCTATCTGTGTTAATAAAGACATTCTTTTGCAGTTAGActtagtaataaataacaaaatggaAGATAAAACGAGTGACGCGCCAATATTCATAGAAGTGGCTGAGAATTTGAACAGCAATGATGTTGAATACACAACGGTTGCATCAAAGTAAGTTGATTTAATACTAACAGTACCTTGCCTGTTTACTGTTTACCGAtgttaaatttcaattcaattcttagtttaatggcttttagttgtgccgacagggcacggattatttcgccaatgtcacgtaggatggagaagacacgaaagagattgatcggtacggttgaggtaacagactcaattaaattttgaagactagCATAGAAGTaacaatttccttgttaatccttaacgtagaacaacacaaacatgaTGTTAAATTTGTATTCTATGCGAAACCTgctgcgaaatttataaaacctttAGTACATAAACCATCTGTCGCAATTTTCACCTCCTCgagaggtgaattaaaaaaaatacctttttgtcCTTCCTCCGGATTCAAACTATCTATCTGAATTTCTATTAAATCGGTGCGGTGGTTTAATGCAGTGgtaacagacggagttacttttgttttgataacattgatatataataaaaaatatatattaacagaaGCAAAAGagtctcttttattttatatggatcTTTAAAATAAGTTCTTAGTCCACTATATTATGGAGACTTTTGACGGCAATTTTCAAGAATTATTCATTGTGCATaccagagctattagcaaattgaATGGTTTATGCaaatctgtttatatatatCGACTCGCTTCATTAGAATAGGAATATCTATGCTAATATGGCTGTACTATTATTAGCTGACAGACTTGAGTTTATGAATTCTCATGGTTATAGAGCATACGCACCAGTCCCTCAGAAAGTGGTTAATTTTGTGCCCGAACTGTTTCTCCTTATGTTGAATTGGCCCTCCCATCGATATTCCTTCATTGGTGAACCATTAGAGTACACTTGTGTTTGCCCACACACTAGTACACTGTGATATGTCCTTTTGAGTTTGGTCACTATGGTCGAAATCGGACAGGACTTGgacaattatttaatgtattttttttttatgtaataggtggAGACAGGCAAActggtcacctgatggtaagtgttgaccaccgcccatagacattgtcgcTGTAATGTTAactgttccttacatcgccaatgcgccacctgtAGGGACAATGACCCACTCACCATTCGAACTGGATCATGCTgctattgctgtttgacggtaggatatatgataagtggtacctacccagattggcttgcacaaagtcctaccttttcgtaaaaaaatatttcaatactcaagttattgatgtttaatttttattttttttatttttagacgtATACAGTGTCCGGAGTGTAACCGATACACGGCCGAAAATGAGGAACAGTTAATTCGTCATATAAGAAAAATACACAGAGGAGAAAATCCGTTCCAATGCGCGATGTGCGACTACAGCACATGCAATAAGGTACTGTTTGAAGAGCACGTGCGAATACACCAGGGCATAAAGCCGTACAAGTGCTCCTTCTGCCCCCACACGAACGTCTCGAAGAAGAATTTGAAGAAGCACGAACTAATCCATCGGCCGGATAATCCACTGAAGTGTCCGAATTGTCCCTACATCGCGAAACACAGACGGGGCTTAGCGTGTCACAAGAGGAAATGTCACGTGACGGATAAAAACGTAACGAAATGCGTGACCTGCGATAAAACGTTCGACGATAAAGAAGCGTTGGGCGTGCACAAGAAGGCACAGAAAAAGTGCGGCGAGTGCAACCACAAGACGTGCACGAAAAATCTGTTGACAGTTCACAAGATAATGGAGCACGGGAAACCGGACAGGAGATATAAAAAGGCAAAGAGTGACACGTTTAAATGCGCCCTCTGTGATTGGTCGTCGAACAGCAAGCCCAGGATCCTCTTGCACCTCATACACCACCCGAACCAATCGGTTAACGAGAAGGTCATAGATATATCCATATTAAGGACTCACGGTATCATGTCGTGATAAGGGATAATCCGCACTATTATTTAGATGTACAATGTGTCTGTGACGTCACGTATTAAATGATACCCCCTAATATGGCGTTTTAAgactaaatttaacattaacttAACaggacattttttatcatttaattattttacaacaacGTTATCGGAGATATTGTTACTTAAATACTAAAGGGTCAATATCGGCCTAAATATGTCAAACGTTGCCGTTCCGAACTATTCATTCGAAAATTATTAACCTAAAGTAATGTCCGCTGAAGTCAAAGGGGTCTGTTCGGTGAGCGGGTGAGCGGGTGAGCGGGTACGTCAAGCGATATATTTACTACTCAATCGATCATCATAAAATTTGGCCTACACGATTCCAAGGGAAGAATTCCTAACATTGACACCCTCCCCCCCTCCGACGCAAGTGAAGCCTCAGACGGTTTCcaatgtgtttaattattatactgcaataaaaacagtaatattattaaattaaattacaaacaacttataaataacttttatttataccaaTGCTCTTAACTCGCCGCTCGAAGTAACTGCTGACATatgatagaatattatttatatagcttaaaaacaaaaactgacAAAAATGTTACCCTTGCTGAACTCCTTTTTTTTAGTACCTCTGTTAATTCGTAAGAACTGAGGGCTAATTCTACTAAAGAAAAGttactttatcgcaatcgaatcgaaacacaAACGTTGCTATCAAGCGGTTTTCCAATTTTAGTAACATAAAGATTCAGGGTTGAGTAGCCTTGCCTTGTGCTCATTTGTAGGCGAGGTAATTGCCAGTGCAACCCTGTCTGAGTAGCGAATTAtgaattctaccaccaaacagcaatattattgttgtttcagtttgaagtgtTAGTGAgcgaactacaggcacaagtgacataccatcttagtaCCTGTTGCTActataaaaattagtaaaagtaTTCAAATTGTCTATGtcctaaatctcattgtctttgaacttatatttgacagtacggcAGAAAGGTATGTAATATTAGGGTCTATGCCGGAAgactaataacaataataggTATATAAGTAGGTAAATACGACTCAGTACTTGATTAGTGGTAATTATGCAGTTGtatttaagcaaattatttattgcagtTGGTAGCGTATTGGTGACTTgagaaatggttaatgtttctcaCAGTAgttatgtctatgggcagtgatgaacACTTCTTATGAGCACTACTTTTTCAgaatagaaaatgaaatatattggcAGTTATAGGGACTGCCGAtgaaagtgaaaaaataaaacttagtattacaatttaaaattacataatgtttaaattgcaaataatCGAGCAAAAAGAACGTATACAAAGCAGAAAATTTGCACAATATGTCAGTGGATTGATaccaattcaaatcaaatcaaaagttttaaatcagtattatggacaATGCAGTAGCAACATTTATCAATCCAAATATTTGGTAGCAACAGTTGTTATGCTCTAACCGTAACAACCCCACAGGTGTAAAGCTACAGATATACTGCTATTAAGAATTTTGGTGACGCGAACACATGAGATTCATCTATCCAAAAAGCGTCCAAAGCGCACAGCACCCCAAAAAGATTTTCCCCTACCAATACGTCCTCAACGCGGCTAAAGAAGTATTCACTACAAAAATGGCTGATTAGCTAAAATTAAAACACCATCAATTaacatttcgtttattttcttcACCCATAACCTGGTATTCGCTCGTGCGGCTCTACGATGTGAGTTGGActgaaaaaaaacatcaagtcACAATCTCTTTAACGCCTGAGgcaaacatacatatactatAATAGAACCGtaagtaaatttcccactgctgggctaaaggcctcctctcccatgaggagaaggtttggagcatattccaccacgctgctccaatgcgggttcgtggaatacacatgtggcagaatttcgttgaaattagacacatgcaggtttcctcacgatgttttccttcaccgccgagcacgagatgaattataaacacaaattaagcacatgaaaattcagtggtgcctgcctgggtttgaacccgaaatcatcggtatatgcacgcgttctaaccactgggccatctcggctcggtcaTCTCAGTGATTCATTACGcaaagttttaattgtttatatttatatttatagttttaaattctaTGATATAAAGTGATTTGCGAAAACAACTATCTTGTTTTGCAGTGAGTTCCTGACAGTATCTATATTCTACTGGGTTCAAAGTCCAGTGGAGCTATTGCGGTTAGAGCGTAGCAACTGTTGCGGATTGGTAAACGTTGCAGTCGATTAGTATTATCGAGTATTACGCTACTGCAAGCTcca containing:
- the LOC113396845 gene encoding protein LLP homolog; protein product: MAKSTRSKWKRKCRAIKRERYAVKELARLKKMLGIKEEEKVNENEVMESDQVIFLDAGKIGKKKKEEKPPEEEEDVEMSSDDEKVEVAADNGKKRIFSTKTLKDQNGQYPVWLHKRKVAKLTQTKKGLKKKSKKRRR
- the LOC113396843 gene encoding gastrula zinc finger protein XlCGF49.1-like; translated protein: MEDKTSDAPIFIEVAENLNSNDVEYTTVASKRIQCPECNRYTAENEEQLIRHIRKIHRGENPFQCAMCDYSTCNKVLFEEHVRIHQGIKPYKCSFCPHTNVSKKNLKKHELIHRPDNPLKCPNCPYIAKHRRGLACHKRKCHVTDKNVTKCVTCDKTFDDKEALGVHKKAQKKCGECNHKTCTKNLLTVHKIMEHGKPDRRYKKAKSDTFKCALCDWSSNSKPRILLHLIHHPNQSVNEKVIDISILRTHGIMS